A genomic region of Pseudoalteromonas piscicida contains the following coding sequences:
- the rpsF gene encoding 30S ribosomal protein S6: MRHYEIVFMVHPDQSEQVPGMIERYTGAITEAGGTIHRLEDWGRRQLAYPIEKLHKAHYVLLNVEAPTEVINELETSFRYNDAVLRNLVMRTKNAVTEASPLAKEEKKEAASA; this comes from the coding sequence ATGCGTCATTACGAAATCGTATTCATGGTTCACCCAGACCAAAGTGAGCAAGTACCTGGTATGATCGAGCGTTATACTGGTGCTATCACTGAAGCTGGCGGTACTATTCACCGTCTAGAAGACTGGGGTCGTCGTCAACTGGCTTACCCAATCGAAAAGCTTCACAAAGCACACTATGTTCTTTTGAACGTTGAAGCACCAACTGAAGTAATCAACGAGCTTGAAACTTCTTTCCGCTACAACGATGCAGTGCTTCGTAACCTAGTTATGCGTACTAAAAACGCGGTAACTGAAGCGTCTCCTCTTGCAAAAGAAGAGAAAAAAGAAGCAGCTTCTGCTTAA
- the rsgA gene encoding small ribosomal subunit biogenesis GTPase RsgA, with protein sequence MAKKKKLSKGQSRRIKANHQKRIDKAKETEVSDVSWQNDNLGPTEAAVVISRFGQHADIETTDQEVLRCNIRRTVTSLVCGDEVIFRRAKVSDGDLAGVIEAVHERRTQLTRPDFYDGVKVVAANIDQILMVSAVVPEFTPQIIDRYLVACEDMGIEPILLLNKIDLLDQESLEYIDEVLDIYRELGYRVLLVSTKSGEGIDELKHMLEDKNNIFVGQSGVGKSTLVNTVLPNADILTKEVSENSGLGQHTTTVSRLHHLPSGGNLIDSPGIREFGLWHLDVERVTWCFKEFREFIGGCRFRDCKHLNDPGCLLREAVDEGKISELRFESYHRILESMADGRAGARAPRV encoded by the coding sequence ATGGCAAAGAAAAAGAAACTCAGTAAGGGCCAATCCCGTCGGATTAAAGCCAATCATCAGAAGCGAATCGATAAAGCGAAAGAGACAGAAGTATCTGATGTTTCATGGCAAAACGACAACTTAGGGCCAACAGAAGCTGCAGTGGTGATCAGCCGCTTCGGCCAACATGCGGATATAGAAACCACAGACCAAGAGGTTTTGCGTTGCAATATCCGTCGTACCGTAACAAGCTTAGTTTGCGGTGATGAAGTCATTTTTCGTCGTGCCAAGGTCAGTGATGGTGACTTAGCCGGCGTAATTGAGGCTGTACATGAAAGGCGCACACAACTCACTCGTCCAGATTTTTATGACGGTGTGAAAGTTGTTGCTGCAAATATTGACCAAATATTGATGGTGTCGGCCGTTGTGCCTGAATTTACCCCTCAAATCATCGATCGCTATTTAGTCGCTTGTGAGGATATGGGGATAGAGCCGATTTTATTACTAAATAAAATTGATTTGCTTGACCAAGAAAGCCTCGAATATATTGATGAAGTCTTAGATATATATCGTGAGCTTGGCTATCGCGTACTGTTAGTCAGTACAAAATCAGGCGAAGGCATTGACGAGTTAAAACACATGCTTGAGGACAAAAATAACATTTTTGTTGGACAATCAGGGGTTGGCAAATCAACGTTGGTCAATACGGTACTACCCAATGCAGATATTCTCACCAAAGAAGTCTCCGAAAATAGCGGCTTAGGGCAACATACAACCACAGTATCGCGCTTACACCACTTGCCGTCCGGTGGAAACCTGATCGACAGCCCAGGGATCCGTGAGTTCGGCCTATGGCACTTAGACGTGGAACGCGTCACTTGGTGCTTTAAAGAATTTAGGGAGTTTATTGGCGGTTGCCGCTTTAGAGACTGTAAACACCTGAACGATCCGGGATGTTTACTTCGTGAAGCCGTAGATGAAGGTAAAATCAGCGAATTACGTTTTGAAAGTTACCATCGTATTTTAGAGTCTATGGCTGATGGCCGCGCAGGTGCGCGCGCGCCGAGAGTCTGA
- the priB gene encoding primosomal replication protein N — MVSNQVDLYTNQYLLSGVICKTPKFSQSPAGIPHCIFVLEHKSMQLEADLTRNAYVRIQVVASGEQFRNQTEHLYVGQALQVRGFINRHESRNGLSQLVLHAQHIERIN, encoded by the coding sequence ATGGTGAGTAATCAGGTTGACCTGTATACCAATCAATATCTGCTTTCGGGCGTGATTTGTAAAACACCTAAATTTAGTCAAAGCCCAGCTGGGATCCCACATTGCATATTTGTACTTGAGCACAAATCAATGCAATTAGAGGCTGACCTTACTCGAAATGCCTACGTGCGTATTCAAGTGGTTGCCAGTGGAGAACAGTTCCGAAACCAAACTGAGCATTTATACGTTGGGCAAGCATTACAAGTTCGCGGTTTTATAAATCGCCACGAGAGCCGAAATGGCTTGAGTCAGCTGGTATTGCACGCACAACATATTGAAAGAATTAATTGA
- a CDS encoding HesA/MoeB/ThiF family protein, translated as MTELNDKERLRYSRHLLLKEVGEQGQLALKQAHVAVVGCGGLGSPALFYLAASGIGKLTFVDDDDVELSNLQRQILYKVNHLGQQKSKAAAKVLASLNNEITLVPMNARLTDKNVAELLRDADVVLDCSDNFTTRYLLNRYCYQASKVLIAGAAIATQGQLMCFDFRAESPCYACVFPEGSQTSVENCDNFGVISPLLGVIGAQQALLTINVLLGHHQRSVFCTLDGMSLQQKQYRLSKNPECECCGLK; from the coding sequence ATGACTGAACTCAATGACAAAGAGCGGCTAAGGTATAGTCGCCATTTGCTGTTAAAAGAGGTCGGGGAGCAAGGCCAACTCGCATTGAAGCAGGCGCATGTGGCTGTGGTTGGCTGCGGTGGGCTGGGAAGCCCAGCGTTGTTTTACTTAGCGGCGAGTGGCATTGGTAAGCTTACTTTTGTTGATGACGACGACGTGGAATTGTCTAACTTACAAAGGCAAATTCTGTATAAGGTGAACCACCTTGGTCAGCAAAAATCCAAAGCAGCAGCAAAGGTGCTGGCAAGTCTCAATAACGAGATCACATTAGTACCAATGAATGCGAGATTGACTGATAAGAACGTCGCCGAGTTGCTCCGTGATGCAGATGTTGTCCTGGATTGTAGCGATAACTTTACTACCCGTTATTTGCTCAATCGGTATTGTTATCAAGCGAGCAAGGTGTTGATAGCAGGAGCCGCGATTGCCACGCAAGGCCAACTCATGTGTTTTGATTTTAGGGCTGAGTCACCTTGTTATGCTTGCGTTTTCCCTGAGGGTTCGCAAACATCAGTGGAGAATTGTGACAACTTTGGCGTCATTAGCCCATTACTGGGGGTGATCGGCGCGCAGCAAGCTTTATTGACGATAAATGTACTACTTGGACATCATCAAAGAAGTGTATTTTGTACGCTAGATGGTATGAGCTTGCAGCAAAAGCAGTATAGGCTCAGTAAAAACCCCGAATGTGAATGTTGTGGCTTGAAGTAG
- the asd gene encoding archaetidylserine decarboxylase (Phosphatidylserine decarboxylase is synthesized as a single chain precursor. Generation of the pyruvoyl active site from a Ser is coupled to cleavage of a Gly-Ser bond between the larger (beta) and smaller (alpha chains). It is an integral membrane protein.), producing MNLDKLKIAMQYALPKHAVSRLVGKLAAAEAGALTTKLIKLFIKQYKIDMSEALHEDPAHYKTFNEFFTRPLKPGIRPLAEDSDILAHPVDGAISQLGDVVDGQIIQAKGHNYSLQTLLGGKEEDVAPYVGGKFATIYLAPKDYHRIHMPVDGTLRKMIYVPGDLFSVNPLTAQNVPNLFARNERVVAIFDTEIGPLSMVLVGATIVASIETIWAGTVTPPAGRDVFTWTYPAEGDNAIMLKKGEEMGRFKLGSTVILAWGANKAEFLDGQNPETVTRMGTSFAKIAE from the coding sequence GTGAATTTGGATAAACTAAAAATTGCCATGCAATATGCATTACCTAAACATGCGGTTTCTCGTTTGGTTGGTAAGCTTGCCGCAGCAGAAGCTGGCGCCTTAACCACAAAGCTAATTAAGCTGTTTATCAAACAATATAAAATCGACATGAGCGAGGCATTGCACGAAGATCCAGCTCACTATAAAACCTTTAACGAGTTTTTTACCCGTCCGCTGAAGCCGGGGATCCGTCCTTTGGCAGAAGATAGCGATATCCTTGCCCACCCAGTTGATGGTGCAATCAGCCAACTTGGTGATGTCGTCGATGGTCAAATTATCCAAGCTAAGGGCCATAACTACAGCTTACAGACGCTGCTAGGTGGTAAAGAAGAAGACGTTGCGCCTTATGTTGGTGGTAAGTTTGCAACGATTTATCTAGCGCCGAAGGATTATCACCGTATCCACATGCCGGTTGATGGCACACTTCGTAAAATGATTTATGTACCAGGCGACTTATTCTCAGTAAATCCACTTACTGCGCAAAATGTGCCTAATTTATTTGCTCGTAACGAGCGAGTTGTTGCTATTTTTGACACTGAGATTGGTCCGCTTTCTATGGTATTGGTTGGTGCAACTATCGTCGCTAGCATTGAGACGATTTGGGCCGGTACAGTGACACCACCAGCCGGAAGAGATGTCTTTACTTGGACATATCCAGCAGAAGGTGACAACGCGATAATGCTGAAAAAAGGCGAAGAGATGGGTCGCTTTAAGCTTGGTTCTACCGTGATCTTAGCGTGGGGGGCAAATAAGGCTGAGTTCTTAGATGGCCAAAACCCAGAGACTGTCACACGCATGGGTACATCTTTCGCAAAAATAGCAGAGTAA
- the rplI gene encoding 50S ribosomal protein L9, translated as MQVILLDKIANLGSLGDQVNVKSGFARNFLFPKGKAVPATKSNIETFEARRAELEAKIAEELVAAQARAEKLEALAEVTLVSKAGDEGKLFGSIGTRDIADAISAVGVEVSKSEVRLPLGTIRETGEFDVAIQVHSDVTATIKVIVIAEA; from the coding sequence ATGCAAGTTATTCTACTAGACAAAATTGCAAACCTAGGTAGCCTAGGTGATCAGGTTAATGTTAAATCTGGCTTCGCACGTAACTTCTTATTCCCTAAGGGTAAAGCAGTTCCTGCAACTAAATCTAACATTGAAACTTTCGAAGCACGTCGCGCTGAGCTTGAAGCGAAAATCGCTGAAGAGCTAGTTGCTGCACAGGCACGCGCTGAAAAACTAGAAGCACTAGCTGAAGTAACTCTAGTTTCTAAAGCGGGTGACGAAGGTAAGCTATTCGGTTCTATCGGTACTCGCGATATTGCTGATGCTATCTCTGCAGTAGGTGTTGAGGTTTCTAAGTCAGAAGTTCGTCTACCTCTAGGTACTATCCGTGAGACTGGCGAGTTCGACGTAGCTATCCAAGTACACTCTGACGTTACAGCTACGATCAAAGTAATCGTAATTGCTGAAGCTTAA
- the orn gene encoding oligoribonuclease, which translates to MTFHESNLIWLDLEMTGLEPKTDKILEIATVITDGDLNVLAEGPVVAIHQSDELLDNMDEWCTNQHGRSGLTARCKASQFTEADAVKQTLDFLKEWVPPGASPMCGNSIGQDRRFLNKYMPELEAYFHYRNLDVSTIKELARRWKPELLGEIKKKSSHLALDDIKDSIMELKVYQEKFFKV; encoded by the coding sequence ATGACTTTTCATGAATCAAACTTGATCTGGCTCGATCTAGAGATGACGGGGCTAGAACCGAAAACAGATAAAATCTTAGAAATCGCGACGGTGATCACAGACGGTGATCTCAATGTTTTAGCTGAAGGTCCAGTAGTGGCAATTCATCAAAGTGATGAGCTGTTGGACAATATGGATGAGTGGTGCACCAATCAACATGGTCGCTCAGGTCTAACTGCTCGCTGTAAAGCGAGTCAGTTCACGGAAGCAGATGCAGTTAAGCAAACACTAGATTTCCTTAAAGAGTGGGTGCCGCCAGGTGCTTCTCCAATGTGTGGTAACTCTATTGGTCAAGACCGTAGATTCCTCAACAAATACATGCCAGAGCTAGAAGCTTATTTCCACTATCGTAATTTGGATGTCAGTACGATAAAAGAACTTGCGAGACGCTGGAAGCCAGAGCTATTGGGTGAAATAAAGAAAAAAAGCTCTCATTTAGCACTGGATGATATCAAAGACTCCATCATGGAGCTGAAAGTTTATCAAGAAAAATTCTTCAAAGTTTAA
- the rpsR gene encoding 30S ribosomal protein S18, which produces MARYFRRRKFCRFKAEGVQQIDYKDLATLRNYVTESGKIVPSRITGTSAKYQRQLATAIKRARYLALLPYTDLHK; this is translated from the coding sequence ATGGCACGTTATTTCAGACGTCGTAAGTTCTGCCGTTTTAAAGCGGAAGGCGTACAACAAATTGATTACAAAGATCTGGCTACTCTTAGAAACTACGTAACAGAAAGTGGCAAAATCGTACCTAGCCGTATCACAGGTACTAGCGCTAAATACCAGCGTCAGCTAGCAACTGCTATCAAGCGTGCTCGCTACCTAGCCCTTCTTCCATACACTGACTTACACAAGTAA